The genome window TGTCCATGGCTTCGGAAATGATTTCGCCGATTTCATGGTCGGAGTTGGCCGAGATGGCGCCGACCTGGGCGATTTCCTTGTTGGTCGTGGTGGGCTTCGATATCTTCTTGAGCTCGGCGATCGCAGCGGCGACAGCCTTGTCGATGCCGCGCTTCAGATCCATCGGGTTCATGCCGGCGGCGACGAACTTCATGCCTTCGTCGACGATCGCCTGAGCAAGAACGGTGGCCGTGGTCGTGCCGTCGCCGGCGTTGTCGCTCGTCTTCGAGGCGACTTCGCGAACCATCGCGGCGCCCATGTTCTCGAACTTGTCCTTGAGTTCGATTTCCTTGGCGACCGAGACGCCGTCCTTCGTGACCGTCGGGCCGCCGAAGGAGCGCTCAAGGACGACGTTGCGGCCCTTCGGGCCGAGCGTCACCTTGACGGCGTTGGCGAGAACATTGATGCCGCGAACCATCTTCGAGCGGGCATCATCACCGAAAAGAACCTGCTTAGCAGCCATTTCTTTAATCCTTAAATTTGTACTTGAAAATCTGTCTGAGATTGTCCGCAGGGCGCTTATTCAAGAACGCCCATGATGTCTTCCTCGCGCATGACGAGGAGCTCTTCGCCGTCGACCTTCACGGTCTGGCCGGAGTACTTGCCGAAGAGGACGCGGTCGCCCACCTTCACATCCGGAGTGATGATGCGGCCGGCTTCGTCGCGCTTGCCGGGACCGACGGCGATCACTTCACCCTGATCGGGCTTCTCGCCGGCCGTGTCCGGAATGACGATGCCGAAGGCGGTCGTCGTTTCGGCCTCAAGGCGCTTGATGATGACGCGGTCATGCAAAGGACGAATCTGCATCTTGGAAATCTCCATTTAATGAATCTTGCCGGTCGTCTGCGGGGCAGCTTGAAACCCGCTGGCAGACGGCCGAAATGAAAAATTGCATTGCTGAGAAGCGAACGCCGCTCTAGGGGTTCGCTACCATTTATTCCCCATATGGGGATGGTCTCAAGGATTTCAAGAGGTCCCCGAGAAAAATTTTTGTTCAGGCTTCAGGAAATGCGGGAAGGCTCCATTTTTTCTCTAAAAATCATTGTTTGTTCATTCATGTTGTCGGCGCTTTCCGTGCCTGCTTTTTCTGAGTCCGGAAGCGGGACGCTCACGCCCGCCATGGCGGAGGCGGCCGCCGGAGCTTCTGCGCATGGCGGGGAGAAGGAAAATGATGCGGCAGCTCCGGAAGCGAACGATGAAGGTGCGGCTTCCCGGAATCGCGCGTCCGGGAGAGAGGGTCTGCCGACCCCCCGGGGATCCTTTACGCAGCTCCCGGAAAAGCTCGCTCTAGCCGCAAAGCGCCTCAGGGTCAATCCGGCAGGCATAACGATTTCCGTGGTGCCGGTGGAGAATCCTGGGAAGCCGCTCCTCAGCTGGCGTGCTGACGCGATGGAGCCTCCTGCATCCGCGGCGAAGCTCGTGACGACACTTGCCGCGCTCGAGGTGCTGGGGTCGAGCTACCGCTGGCGCACGAACTTCTACGTGAAGGAGATGCCCGATAAAAAGGGAGTGCTCAAAGGCGGCCTTTACATCCGCGGCGGCGGCGACCCGGCGCTGGTGCTTGAGGACTTTGCGCTTGAAGTCGATCGGCTCGCGCAGAAAGGCGTCCGGCGCATCGACGGCAACATCGTCATCGACCGCTCGCACTTCAATATTCCGAAGGTGGACCCGGGAGCCTTCGACGGCAGGCGTTCGCGTCCCTACAACCTGCAGCCTGATGCGGCGCTTCTCAACTACCGCAATCTGAGCTTTGAAATTACGCCTGACGTAAAGGCGGGCGTTGCGCGCCTGGTCGTCTTTCCGCCGCTCGCCGGCGTTTCCTATCCGAAGACCATTCGGCTCGGGAAAGGCGGCTGCGGCGACTGGAAGTCGGCCATCGCCTTTAAGGTGAATGATCTTGGGAAGGGAAAAAAGCGCGTTCTCTTCAACGGCCGCTATCCGTCCGCCTGCGGCGTGAAGACCTTCAATGTGATTGCTTTTGAAGCGGACGAATACTTTGAGCGGCTTTTCCGTGCGCTTTGGGAAAAGGACGGCAGAACCTGGCGGGGGAAGGTTGTGTCGGGAAAAGTCCCGGAGGACGGAAAGCTCTTTCTCTCGCGCCTTTCGCCCACGCTCGGCGAAATTACGGCGCTCACCAACAAATGGTCCAATAACCCCATGGCGCGTCATATTTTCCTCACGCTGGGTGCTGCGCGCGTGAACGAGGAGCTTGAGGAGAAGGCGTCTGAGGAAAAAGCGGCGCCGAAGGCCGCGGGTGCCTCAAAAGCCGAGGGGAAGTCCCAGGAAGAGAAGCGGCTTGAATTCCCGCGCGGCGCAACGCTCGCGGATGCGCGCGCAGCGCTTGCCGACTGGATGGCAGGCCGCGGAATTCCGGCTTCGGAGATCATCATTGACAATGGCTCCGGCCTCTCGCGAACGAGCCGCGTGTCGGCGCGGGCAATGACAGCGCTCCTCGCTGCCGGCTGGAACGGTCCCTACATGCCTGAATATCTCGCCTCGCTTCCCATTACGGGCAGAGACGGCACGATGGTGCGCCGCAAGGTGGCGCTCGAAGAAGGCCGCATCAAGACGGGGTACCTCGAAGACGTCCGCAGCATCGGGGGCTATGTGCATGCGCTTGACGGCAAACGCTATGCGGTTTACGCAAGCGTGACGGGCGCGAAGAATGTCCCGGGCGGCATCAAGTTTCTCGATGCCGTGATCGACTGGGTTTACGCCGCAGAGTAAAGGAAGTCATGAAAAACGCCATCGCGGCCGGAAGAAAACTCTTACCGCTGCAATGGCGTTGCCGAAGGAGGAATCATGCGCCGCATGATTCCTCAGGGATGAGTTTTCTGAAACTATTTCCCCTCAAGGGCCTCGAGCACGATGCCGGGCGTGAGAAGCTCGGGGAGCACCTTCACCTCGCCGTTCGGGCGGTAGATGAGATAAAGCGGAACGCCGCTTCTGCCGAATTTTGAGAGCACCGCAGCAATTTCAGCGTTGCGGTTCGTCCAGTCGCCCTCGAGCTTCACGTAGCCGAGCGCATTCATGCGATCGAGCACTTCCTCGCGGTCGAGCGCTGCGAGCTTGTTGGCCTGGCAGGTGATGCACCAGGCGGCGGTGAAGTCCACAAAGACGGGGCGGCCTTCGGCAAGCGCGGCTTCAACCGCTTTTTCGCTCCACGGAGCCCAGCCGGAGTCTGCGCGGGATTCTGCCGTCGTCCGCTCGAAGAGGGAGCTGCCGGCGATGGCGGCAGAGGCCACCGCAATGACGAGCATGATGCCCATGATGGGCGTTGAGGAAGCGCGGCCCCACTGACGACGGCCGAGAAGCCAGCAGAAGACGCCGAGCGCGCCCATGCCGCAGAGAATCAGCAGCACGCCGCGGTAGTCCGTCTGGTGCGAAAGCACCCAGCAGAGCCAGAGGACGGCGAGCGCCATCGGAATCGCCATGATCCGGCGGAAGGTGTCCATCCAGGGACCGGGCTTCGGGAGCCGTTTGGCCCACGCGGGGAAGAGGCAGAGGATGAGCCAGGGCGCGGCCATGCCGAAGCCGAGCGCGAGGAAGATGAGAAGCGCCTCAATGGCGGGCTGCGTCAGGGCGTAGCCGAGCGCGGCGCCCATGAAGGGCGCGGTGCAGGGGCTCGCGACGAGAACGGCAAGGACGCCCGTAAGGAAGGACGCCGTAAGACCCGTTTTAGGCGCTTTCCTCACGCTTTCGGCGTCGGCAATCCGGCTTCCGAAAGTGAATTCATAGAAGCCGAGGAGATTAAAGGTAATCGCGGTGAAGAGCAGAATGAGTCCGGCCACCACCCAGGCGGACTGAAGCTGAAAGCCCCAGCCGAGGGCGTGTCCCGCGCCTCTCAGCGCCAGAAGAAGGCCTGAGAGCGCGAGCATCGTCGCGAGTACGCCGCCCGTGAAGGCTGCGCCGTGCCCCATCAGGTTCGCGGACGACTTTGCTCCCTTCACGAGGTCGAGGAGCTTCAGCGAAAGCACCGGGAAGACGCAGGGCATCAGGTTGAGGATGAGGCCGCCGAGGAACGCAGAAAGAAGCGCCGACCAGGCCGTAAAGGAAAGCGATGAACCGGCGTTCTGATTCGCTTCTCCCGCATTGCCCGCGGCAGAAATCGTGCGCACGTCTGCGGGCGGGAGCGGCACGGCTTCCGCCTTGAGGGGAATGCGCGTTTCAACTGCCCAGCCGCCATTCTGAGGGCCGCCGTCCGCGACGAGAACGCCCGAGATGGCTTCGGCGGGCTTGCCGGCAAATTTATCCGTTGCCGTGAGCCAGAGGCGCTGCGTGCCGTTTTCGCCGGGGGCGGATTCGGGCGGGTCGGAGAGCTTCACCACGTTCTTGTCGAGCGGGAAGAAGTCGAGGCTCTTCTGAACGGCAGCGTTCCCCGCTACCGAAATCATGAGGCGGTTCGCTTCAATGGAGGCCGTGACGCTGCCGTCGTTGGCGACGGTCTCGGGCACCTTTGAGAGGGCTCCCGCAATGTCTGCCGCTTCAGGCGTGTCTTTTCCCGAGACGTCAATGGGGAGGCGGAGCGAAACGTCCGCCGACTCCGGAACGCACATTTCGCGGCAGGCGAGATATTCGACGTGAAGCTTTAGGGTGGCGTTCCCGTAAGCGCCGCGGGGCACCTCAACGCGGAAGGGAAAGAGGGTCGTTCCGCCGTAGCCGAAGCTCGTGAGGCCCGAGGTAATGGTGCGCGCAGGGAGCGGAAAGAGCGGATCCGTTGCCTTGAGATCCCCGGGCAGCGTAAAGGTGAATTCGGGCGGCAGCCCGGCATCCCCCGGCATCCGCCAGTAGGTGTGCCAGCCTTCCTCATGCGTGAAGCGGACCGCCAGCTGATTGACGGCCTGGGGCGTCAGCGCCGTTTTGGCGGAGACAAGGTCCACCATGACGTGAGGCGTCTGCTTCCCGCTCCCTTTGGCGGCATCAATGGCATTGATCCAGCCGTCGGAAGCGGCGGCGTGGGCGCTCAAACCCGCGGCGCAGACGAGACCTGCGGCGATTGTCTTGATGGCCCGCTTGAGGATGGTGGCAGGATGAAGCATGGCGTTTCGTCGGGGAATTAAATACGGGAACGGCGCGTTCTCTCAAAGCTCCCGAATGCGGGCGGAGGAACGCGCCGGATGAAAGGGTTTGGAGGCCGGGTTAAAGCCCGGCCGCGGGAACCCTTAAAGATTACTTCGCCATGGAGGCGAAGACCTCCCGGGCAGCGGCGATGGTCGAATCGATCACTTCGTCGGTGTGCGCGATCGACACAAAGCCCGCTTCGAAGGTCGACGGCGCAAAGTAGCAGCCGCGATCGAGCATGCCGTGGAAGAACGTGTTGAAGGCGTGCTGATCGGCCTTCATCACGTCGGCAAATCCATGCGGACGCTCGGGGAGGAAGTAGATGCCGAACATGCCGCCCACGGAGTCCGCCGAGAACGGAACGCCCGCATCCTTCGCCGCGGCGGCGAGGCCCTTCACGAGGCGCGAGGTCTGGGCGCCGAGGCGATCGTAGAAGCCCGGAGCCTGAATCTTCTTCAGGGTCGCCATGCCGCAGGCAACGGCGACGGGGTTGCCCGAGAGCGTGCCCGCCTGATAGACCGGGCCGCAGGGGGCGATCTTCTGCATGATGTCGGCGCGTCCGCCGAAGGCGGCGACCGGCATGCCGCCGCCGATCACCTTGCCGAGCATGGTGATGTCGGGGGTGACGTTGAAGAGCGACTGCGCGCCCTTCAGGGCAACGCGGAAGCCCGTCATCACTTCGTCGACGATGAGGAGCGCCCCGTGTTCGGTGCAGAGGCGGCGCATCGTGTCGATGAATTCCTGGCTGCCGCGCACGAGATTCATGTTGCCGGCAAAGGCTTCCACGATCACGCAGGCGATTTCGTCGCCGTACTTGCGGAAGGCGTCCTCGAGCTGCTCGGGATTGTTGTATTCGAGCACAAGCGTGTGTTCGGTGACGGAGGCCGGAACGCCCGCGGACGAGGGATTGCCGAAGGTGAGGAGCCCGGAGCCCGCCTTCACGAGAAGCGCATCGGAGTGGCCGTGGTAGCAGCCCTCGAACTTGATGATGCGGTTGCGGCCCGTGAAGCCGCGTGCAAGACGAATGGCGGACATGCCCGCTTCCGTGCCGGAGCTCACGAGGCGCACTTCTTCCATTGAGGGAATGAGGCGCGTGATCTCTTCGGCGATTTCAACCTCGGCGCGCGTGGCGGCGCCGAAGGAAAGACCGCGGTCGACCGCGGCATGGACGGCTTCAACGACATCCGGATCGTTGTGGCCGAGAATCATCGGGCCCCAGGAGCACACATAGTCGGTAAAGCGCTTTTCTTCAACGTCCCACATGTAGGGGCCCTTGGCGCGCTCGATGAAGCGCGGGGCGCCGCCCACTGAACGGAAGGCGCGGACGGGCGAGTTGACGCCGCCGGGGATGACTTTCTGTGCGCGCTCGAGGAGCGCCTGATTGCGGTCCATGGAAATTAACTCCGGAAAAAAGGATTCCGGCGGCGAAAGACAAGCGCCGCCGGCAAAGCAGGTGTTCTTTTGGTCCGCATTCTACGAGCGGACTCTTTCTTTGTTATTAACGGAGAGCGGGGGGAAGCGTTTCAGAACGCGAGACCCGCGCCGATGGTGAAGCTCGTCGGCATCGAGCGTACGGTGTAGCCGTCGCCCCGGTCCTCCAGCACGCCTTTGAAGCGCGCGAAATTCGTATCCATCGAACCCGTGATGAAGAAGTTTTCCGCCGCGGCCCAGGTGAAGCCGAGCGTGAGCGCCGGGTGGAGGCTCCAGTCCGAAGCGTAGCGGGTTTCGCCCTTCGAATAGCCGAAGCCCGCGCCCGCGAAGAGCCGGAAGGTCTTCGTCCAATCCATGTTGTAGGCAAGGGTCAGGGTGTAGGACTCAATCCGGAGGTCGTTTTTCCCCGGGCCGTCGGCACGGGTGACTTCATGCGAGGAGCGCGAATACTTGAGGTCCGTCTGCCAGCTGCGGCCCGAATAGCGTCTCAGGCCGGCATTCCAGACCGTGTCGCTCGCCACGCGGCTCGGCGAATACTTCTCGCCGTTGTCGGTGTACTGCCACCCCCAGCTGCCGTAGAGGAGATTCGGCGTCTTCACCCACGGGCTTTCGGGCGAAAGCGGCATTTTGCGGCCCTTCGCGTCGTCGAGCGTGATGGTGGAGAAGAAAAAGAAGACGTTCGTGACGGGGATCCAGGTGCCGTAGAACGAGACCGTGTCGGTTCCCACCTTGGCAAGCGGAAGCGGGAGCGGCACGGGCGCCCACATGTAGTCTCCCCTCATCGTGAGGCCGGCGAGGTACCCCGCGCCCACGTGGAATCCGGAATTGCCGAGCGGCCAGCGGGCAACCCACGTATAGCCCGCCATGGGTTCCGGACGGTAATTGGAATCGACGAAGGTGATGAGGTAGAGCATGCGTTCGTTGCCCTTTTCGTCGATGATGCCGCGCGCGAGCCCCATGCCCATCGGCCAGCCGTTTTCTTCGGAACGCTGAGGCCAGTCCCATCTCGGGTGGTTCGTGTAGGTGGGGAGAATCCAGACGGAATTCCCGTCGCTCATGATTTTTTCTGCGCCCGCCCGGGTGTCGCTCCAGAAGGATGCCCAGTCGCCCGGGCGGTCGTCGGAGCTCCTTGCAAGGCCCGCGGGAGTCGTGTCGATAAGAGAGGACCAGAAGCCCGCATGCGCGGGGAGTGCAGCGGCAAAAGCGAGCGAAGCGAGCGCGATGCGCAGTGAAGAGCGTCTCAGCATGGCCGAAAAAAAAGAGTGAAAACAGGAAAAGCAAAAAGGTCCTCATTTTGGCACAAGGCATTTGCCTGCGCACTTGCCTTGGCGGCACGAGATCGTTAAAGTAGCGCTCCTGCAGCAGCTCCCCAAAAAACGGGAGTTCCCCGGGCGGTCGTCGGCGGCATTCATGCCGCGGGAGGAAAGTCCGGACTCCAGAGGGCGCCGTAGGAGGTAACACCTCTCCGCCGCAAGGCGCGGATCAGAGCAACAGAGACGAGCCGGCTTCGGGCCGGGTGAAACGGGCAATCTCTACGGGGAGCAACATCAAATAGGCAGCCGATGGACCGGCCCGGTCCGGCTGCGGGTAGATGGCTTGAGGCGGCGCGCGAGCGTCGTCCTAGACGAATGGCCGCCGGCAGGGCTTTCGGGCCTTTGCCGACAGAATCCGGCTTACACGGGAGCTTCCCGGGAGCTGCTGCTCATATTCTTTTCCGATGACTGTCAAAGGCCGCTCGAGGGATGACGCTTCTCCCGGGGCGGCTTTTTTGTTCCCCGCGCCTTTTTTGCCCGGCGCTTTTCTCCGATCAAACTTCTATACATATCAACGGCGAAATCTCGCTCCGTTCTCCGCAGGGTGTGGGAAAATGTGGGATTAAGTGGAGGTGTCTCTTAGCGGAAGGCCTTCCCGTCAACAGGCTTTTATCGGAAATCACAGGTGTTTCAGGGAACTTCGCTCGTTACGCTCGACAGCAAGGGAAGACTCGCGCTTCCTAAGCGCGTTCGGGCTGAGCTTGAAGCGAAGGGCGGCGAAATCGTCGTTGCCCGTCATCCCGACGGATGCCTTCTGCTTTATCCGGCTGAAGCCTGGGCGCCGCGGCGCGAGAAGCTTCTTTCGCTCCCCTGGAGCGCGAGAGGGTTCGTGCGCCTTGTGCTCGGGAGCGCGCTTGAGCTTAAGCCCGATGCCGCCGGCCGCATTCTCATTCCGATAGATCTGAGGGAGCTCGTCGGTCTGGAGCGCGAATGCGCGCTCGTGGGCCTCGGCGAACATCTCGAGCTCTGGGATCGGGCTGCGCTCAGGGCGAATGAGGAAGCGTCGCTTGCCGACGGCATTGATGCGGCCGGATTCAATTTCTAAAGCGCTTCGGGGGCACCCCTTGACTCTCAGGAAGCTTTTGCTTCCGCATTACTTATTTCCTTCCGTCCGGAATCGACTCCATGTCCGCCTTTCTCCATCTCCCCGTTCTCAGTCAGGAAGCCCCGGAAGCGCTCGTGCGCTCCCCCGACGGACTTTATGTGGACGGCACCTTCGGACGGGGCGGACACAGCCGGCTGATATTGAAGCGGCTCTCTGAAAAAGGGCGCCTAATCGCTTTCGACCGTGATCCGCAGGCGGTGAAGGCCGCGGCGGAAATCCGCGACCCGCGCTTTCAGATCATTCATGCCCCCTTTTCTTCCATGAAGGCGTCGCTTTCCGCCATCGGCATTGATGCGGTCGACGGGGTATTCCTCGACATCGGCGTTTCGTCGCCCCAGATTGACGATCCGGAGCGCGGCTTTTCCTTCCGCTTTGACGGACCGCTTGACATGAGAATGGACACCTCTTCGGGAGAAACCGCTGCGGAGTGGCTCATGCGCGCCGGGATGGATGAGATTGCACGGGTGATTGCCGACTACGGCGAAGAGCGCTTCGCGCGCCGCATTGCGGGCGCGATCGTCGCGCAGAGAAAAATTGCGCCCCTCGCTACAACGGGAGCGCTCGCGCGCCTTGTGGAAGGTGCGGTGCCCAAAAACCGCCGTGACAGCGCGCAGCATCCGGCCACGCGAACCTTTCAGGCAATACGCATTCAAATCAATCACGAGCTCGATGAGCTCCGGGAGGCGCTCGACGCCGCCGCCAGTCTTCTGCGCCCTGAAGGGCGGCTCGCCGTCATCAGCTTCCATTCGCTCGAAGACCGGATCGTGAAGCGCTTTTTTGACCGCGCCCGGCATCCCGAGCATGCGATTGATCCGCGGCTTCCCGTTCCTGCGGGCTTCAACGATGAACCCTGGTTCCGCGAGGTGGAGAGAATTCTCCCCTCGAAGCGCGAGGCAGAAGAGAACCCGCGTGCGCGCTCTTCGGTGCTTCGCTGCGGCACCCGTACGGCCCGTTCCTGGGAGCCGGAGGAGACGCGATGAAAAGCGTTGCGCGCGCTGAAATCATCTGGGCGGCAGTGCTCGGCGCCGCGCTCTTTCTGAGCGCGCTCGGTCTCGTCGAGCTTCACTGGCAGGCGAGGCAGCTTTTCGTTGCGCACGAGCATGAGGCGGATGTGCATCGCAGGCTCCTGGATGACCAGGCAAATCTTGAGATGCAGGTCCGCCGTGCGTCGCTTGCAGGCAATATCGGTGCGGGCGCGGCCATGCTCGACCTCGCCGGCGCCACGGGCGTGGATACCGTGACGCTTGTGGAATCCCCTGACGGGAGGATCGACTTCCTCCCGGATCTTCGCCGCGAGCTCGATGCCGTGAAGACTTCCGAGCGCACGGAGGCAAAGGGAATGGCGGGCGATTCATCCGTGGCGGGAGCAAAGCCGTGAACCGCGTGAAGGATCTCATTTCGGCAGCCGCTCAGTCCGTCTGGAATTTTCTGAAGACGGTCATTCAGCGCGACCGGGCTGCGCGCGAGGCTCAGCCTCAGAGCGCGGAGAGTCCGCTGATCGTCATTCCGATTCCCCGCTGGCGCACGTACGTGCTCTTTCTCGGCATCACGGTCGCCTTCTTTGGTCTTGCCGGGCGCGCTTTCTGGCTGCAGGTGGTTTCGAACGACTTTCTTCAGGACGAAGGCGAAAAGCGCTATGCGCGCACGCTCACGATTGCGGGCGAGCGCGGAGAGATTCTTGACCGCAACGGCGTCGTTCTTGCGGCGTCGCAGCCCGTGCGCAGCATCTGGGCGGATCCGCAGCTTTCGCAGGGCGTCTCCCGGGAGGACATCCGCCGGCTCGCGGAGGTGCTCGGGCTCGATCCCGCTTATGTGGGCGGAAAGCTCAAGGCCGAAAACACGCGCTTTGTGACGATTGAGCGCAATTGCGACGTGCGCACCGCTGAAGCCGTGAGAAAACTCGGCATTCCCGGGGTCGGCATCAAGCCCGAAGTGCTGCGCGAATATCCGGACGGCCCGGTGACGGCGCATGTGGTGGGCTTTACCGGCCGCGACGACCGCGGCCAGGAAGGCATCGAGCTCGCCAGCGACCGCATGCTCGCCGGGAGCCCCGGAGCGCGGCGCGTGATTCGGGATGCGCGGGGCCGCATCATCGACGACATCTGGCAGAAGGAGGCCGTGCCCGGCCGCGACATTACGCTTTCGATCGATTCGCGCGTGCAGTTCCTTGCCTATCAGGCGCTGCGCGCGCAGGTCGAGAAGACCGGAGCGCTTGCGGGCGCCGTGGTGGTTGCGGACGTGGATACGGGCGAGGTGATCGCGCTCGCGAATGTGCCGACCTACGACCCCAATGACCGCTCGACCATGCTCTTCGAGCAGATGCGCAACCGCGTTTTGACCGACCAGTTCGAACCGGGCTCGACCATGAAGCCTTTTGCGATCGCGAAGGCGATTGATCTCGGGCTCATCGATCCGACGACGACCATTCAGACTGCGCCGGGCAAACTCACCATCAACGACAGGACGATCGGCGACACGCACGATTACGGACTTCTGACGGTGGCGGAAATCGTCGCTAAGTCCTCCAACATCGGCACGGCCAAGATCGCGCTCGAAATGGCGCCGCAGACGCTCTGGGATATGTATACCGCGCTCGGCTTCGGTCAGCCTCCGAAGATCGGCTTCCCCGGAGCGACGGCCGGGCGTCTCCGGCCGGCCAAGTCCTGGCGCCCGATTGAGCAGGCAACGATCTCCTACGGACATGGCGTTTCGGTGTCCCTCATGCAGCTCGTGCGCGCCTATACGGCGATTGCGCGAAACGGCGACGTGATCGACCTCACGCTTTATAAGCGCCGCCCCGGCGAAACCGTGACGGGCGAGCGCGTTTTCCGGCCGGAAACCGTGCGTCTGATCCGCGCCATGATGATGAAGACCATGAGCCGCGGCGGCACGGGGTCGCAGATTCGCGTTGCCGGCTACTCGGTGGCCGGGAAGACCGGAACCGCCAATAAGGTCAAGAACGGCAAATACACGAAAGATACCGTGGCGAGCTTTGTGGGCATTGTGCCCGCAGTGAATCCGCGATTCATTGTCGCCGTGATGATCGACGAACCCACCAAGGGAAGCCGCTA of Sutterella faecalis contains these proteins:
- a CDS encoding co-chaperone GroES, whose product is MQIRPLHDRVIIKRLEAETTTAFGIVIPDTAGEKPDQGEVIAVGPGKRDEAGRIITPDVKVGDRVLFGKYSGQTVKVDGEELLVMREEDIMGVLE
- a CDS encoding D-alanyl-D-alanine carboxypeptidase/D-alanyl-D-alanine-endopeptidase, which codes for MPAFSESGSGTLTPAMAEAAAGASAHGGEKENDAAAPEANDEGAASRNRASGREGLPTPRGSFTQLPEKLALAAKRLRVNPAGITISVVPVENPGKPLLSWRADAMEPPASAAKLVTTLAALEVLGSSYRWRTNFYVKEMPDKKGVLKGGLYIRGGGDPALVLEDFALEVDRLAQKGVRRIDGNIVIDRSHFNIPKVDPGAFDGRRSRPYNLQPDAALLNYRNLSFEITPDVKAGVARLVVFPPLAGVSYPKTIRLGKGGCGDWKSAIAFKVNDLGKGKKRVLFNGRYPSACGVKTFNVIAFEADEYFERLFRALWEKDGRTWRGKVVSGKVPEDGKLFLSRLSPTLGEITALTNKWSNNPMARHIFLTLGAARVNEELEEKASEEKAAPKAAGASKAEGKSQEEKRLEFPRGATLADARAALADWMAGRGIPASEIIIDNGSGLSRTSRVSARAMTALLAAGWNGPYMPEYLASLPITGRDGTMVRRKVALEEGRIKTGYLEDVRSIGGYVHALDGKRYAVYASVTGAKNVPGGIKFLDAVIDWVYAAE
- a CDS encoding protein-disulfide reductase DsbD family protein, producing MLHPATILKRAIKTIAAGLVCAAGLSAHAAASDGWINAIDAAKGSGKQTPHVMVDLVSAKTALTPQAVNQLAVRFTHEEGWHTYWRMPGDAGLPPEFTFTLPGDLKATDPLFPLPARTITSGLTSFGYGGTTLFPFRVEVPRGAYGNATLKLHVEYLACREMCVPESADVSLRLPIDVSGKDTPEAADIAGALSKVPETVANDGSVTASIEANRLMISVAGNAAVQKSLDFFPLDKNVVKLSDPPESAPGENGTQRLWLTATDKFAGKPAEAISGVLVADGGPQNGGWAVETRIPLKAEAVPLPPADVRTISAAGNAGEANQNAGSSLSFTAWSALLSAFLGGLILNLMPCVFPVLSLKLLDLVKGAKSSANLMGHGAAFTGGVLATMLALSGLLLALRGAGHALGWGFQLQSAWVVAGLILLFTAITFNLLGFYEFTFGSRIADAESVRKAPKTGLTASFLTGVLAVLVASPCTAPFMGAALGYALTQPAIEALLIFLALGFGMAAPWLILCLFPAWAKRLPKPGPWMDTFRRIMAIPMALAVLWLCWVLSHQTDYRGVLLILCGMGALGVFCWLLGRRQWGRASSTPIMGIMLVIAVASAAIAGSSLFERTTAESRADSGWAPWSEKAVEAALAEGRPVFVDFTAAWCITCQANKLAALDREEVLDRMNALGYVKLEGDWTNRNAEIAAVLSKFGRSGVPLYLIYRPNGEVKVLPELLTPGIVLEALEGK
- the hemL gene encoding glutamate-1-semialdehyde 2,1-aminomutase, translating into MDRNQALLERAQKVIPGGVNSPVRAFRSVGGAPRFIERAKGPYMWDVEEKRFTDYVCSWGPMILGHNDPDVVEAVHAAVDRGLSFGAATRAEVEIAEEITRLIPSMEEVRLVSSGTEAGMSAIRLARGFTGRNRIIKFEGCYHGHSDALLVKAGSGLLTFGNPSSAGVPASVTEHTLVLEYNNPEQLEDAFRKYGDEIACVIVEAFAGNMNLVRGSQEFIDTMRRLCTEHGALLIVDEVMTGFRVALKGAQSLFNVTPDITMLGKVIGGGMPVAAFGGRADIMQKIAPCGPVYQAGTLSGNPVAVACGMATLKKIQAPGFYDRLGAQTSRLVKGLAAAAKDAGVPFSADSVGGMFGIYFLPERPHGFADVMKADQHAFNTFFHGMLDRGCYFAPSTFEAGFVSIAHTDEVIDSTIAAAREVFASMAK
- a CDS encoding outer membrane beta-barrel protein, with protein sequence MLRRSSLRIALASLAFAAALPAHAGFWSSLIDTTPAGLARSSDDRPGDWASFWSDTRAGAEKIMSDGNSVWILPTYTNHPRWDWPQRSEENGWPMGMGLARGIIDEKGNERMLYLITFVDSNYRPEPMAGYTWVARWPLGNSGFHVGAGYLAGLTMRGDYMWAPVPLPLPLAKVGTDTVSFYGTWIPVTNVFFFFSTITLDDAKGRKMPLSPESPWVKTPNLLYGSWGWQYTDNGEKYSPSRVASDTVWNAGLRRYSGRSWQTDLKYSRSSHEVTRADGPGKNDLRIESYTLTLAYNMDWTKTFRLFAGAGFGYSKGETRYASDWSLHPALTLGFTWAAAENFFITGSMDTNFARFKGVLEDRGDGYTVRSMPTSFTIGAGLAF
- the mraZ gene encoding division/cell wall cluster transcriptional repressor MraZ, with the protein product MFQGTSLVTLDSKGRLALPKRVRAELEAKGGEIVVARHPDGCLLLYPAEAWAPRREKLLSLPWSARGFVRLVLGSALELKPDAAGRILIPIDLRELVGLERECALVGLGEHLELWDRAALRANEEASLADGIDAAGFNF
- the rsmH gene encoding 16S rRNA (cytosine(1402)-N(4))-methyltransferase RsmH, whose amino-acid sequence is MSAFLHLPVLSQEAPEALVRSPDGLYVDGTFGRGGHSRLILKRLSEKGRLIAFDRDPQAVKAAAEIRDPRFQIIHAPFSSMKASLSAIGIDAVDGVFLDIGVSSPQIDDPERGFSFRFDGPLDMRMDTSSGETAAEWLMRAGMDEIARVIADYGEERFARRIAGAIVAQRKIAPLATTGALARLVEGAVPKNRRDSAQHPATRTFQAIRIQINHELDELREALDAAASLLRPEGRLAVISFHSLEDRIVKRFFDRARHPEHAIDPRLPVPAGFNDEPWFREVERILPSKREAEENPRARSSVLRCGTRTARSWEPEETR
- a CDS encoding peptidoglycan D,D-transpeptidase FtsI family protein — its product is MKDLISAAAQSVWNFLKTVIQRDRAAREAQPQSAESPLIVIPIPRWRTYVLFLGITVAFFGLAGRAFWLQVVSNDFLQDEGEKRYARTLTIAGERGEILDRNGVVLAASQPVRSIWADPQLSQGVSREDIRRLAEVLGLDPAYVGGKLKAENTRFVTIERNCDVRTAEAVRKLGIPGVGIKPEVLREYPDGPVTAHVVGFTGRDDRGQEGIELASDRMLAGSPGARRVIRDARGRIIDDIWQKEAVPGRDITLSIDSRVQFLAYQALRAQVEKTGALAGAVVVADVDTGEVIALANVPTYDPNDRSTMLFEQMRNRVLTDQFEPGSTMKPFAIAKAIDLGLIDPTTTIQTAPGKLTINDRTIGDTHDYGLLTVAEIVAKSSNIGTAKIALEMAPQTLWDMYTALGFGQPPKIGFPGATAGRLRPAKSWRPIEQATISYGHGVSVSLMQLVRAYTAIARNGDVIDLTLYKRRPGETVTGERVFRPETVRLIRAMMMKTMSRGGTGSQIRVAGYSVAGKTGTANKVKNGKYTKDTVASFVGIVPAVNPRFIVAVMIDEPTKGSRYGGTVAGPVFREVAEGALRTQMVSPDEEPLPGGGGFLTRIRN